One region of Tachysurus fulvidraco isolate hzauxx_2018 chromosome 9, HZAU_PFXX_2.0, whole genome shotgun sequence genomic DNA includes:
- the ankrd34bb gene encoding ankyrin repeat domain 34Bb has protein sequence MIEPPSCLKQQEIMEDSTEVWTDGNSLLKAVYLCRLRLTRLLLEGGAYINESNERGETPLMIACKTHHTDAQSVPKHKIVRYLLENGADPNIQDKLGKTALMHACVERAGEEVLTQLLSSGSDLSLEDHSGSSALVYAVNAGDKEALRVLLDAYKAKGKEVIIITTDKLPSGRKMTKQYLNVPPPPDLEDRLHCVPTVCMSPSEIKLSPSHVSSYSNLSPNAHLHLAENQAKGSTSASPANSRAGSPTQATSPLKAAGVAKLLHLQRLHSEPWLKIPPSLLLQQSKASSFTEELLDITPEEELSFGFNSHRRLSQRAPPVARHQSIDATGLFKVLDKPTEAEKDQKKEEKWLSGKMSNDGASLPHSASHQNLLKEALGSEILPMDKDPDCLPNLAVSSLQDVVRRRNIGMDHYSSDSQLPQFGSPHSDEHNKAGTVGGGGAEKRKLVYSRSSTLSGSRESLESIVQRRSPAMMERRGSGALLLDHIAQTRPGYLPPLNPHVPIPDIKVNITSTGLDRGHKPAPSTAAGIVTIPVAPGQKHFVPCAPSLPRDQKTKKTLLRRHSMQTEQIKRLANFGEIFGQ, from the exons ATGATTGAGCCACCTTCCTGTCTGAAACAGCAAGAGATAATGGAGGATTCCACAGAGGTGTGGACTGATGGCAACTCCCTTCTAAAGGCAGTTTATCTCTGCCGTTTGCGGCTAACACGTCTGCTCCTGGAAGGTGGGGCTTATATTAATGAGAGCAATGAACGTGGAGAAACACCACTGATGATTGCCTGCAAAACTCATCATACTGATGCTCAGAGTGTGCCCAAACACAAAATTGTCAG GTATCTGCTAGAGAATGGTGCCGACCCAAATATCCAGGACAAATTGGGTAAGACTGCTCTAATGCATGCCTGTGTGGAGCGAGCTGGGGAGGAGGTTTTGACCCAGCTGCTGTCCAGTGGATCTGACCTGAGTTTAGAGGACCACTCTGGTTCCTCTGCATTAGTGTATGCTGTTAATGCTGGTGATAAGGAAGCTCTGCGAGTGTTACTAGATGCCTATAAGGCCAAAGGCAAGGAGGTCATTATTATTACCACAGATAAACTCCCCTCTGGCAGAAAAATGACCAAACAGTATCTCAATGTCCCTCCACCACCAGATTTGGAAGACCGGTTGCACTGTGTTCCTACTGTTTGCATGTCACCCTCAGAAATTAAACTCTCACCTTCTCATGTCTCCTCCTATTCAAACCTGTCACCAAATGCCCATTTACACCTGGCAGAAAACCAAGCAAAGGGTTCTACTTCTGCAAGCCCTGCTAATTCAAGGGCAGGATCACCTACACAGGCGACAAGTCCATTGAAAGCAGCTGGCGTAGCCAAGCTTCTTCATCTTCAAAGGCTGCATTCAGAGCCATGGCTAAAGATCCCACCATCCCTGTTGCTCCAGCAAAGCAAGGCCTCATCATTCACAGAGGAGCTCCTAGACATCACCCCTGAAGAAGAGCTCTCTTTTGGCTTTAACAGCCATCGTCGTTTGTCTCAAAGAGCACCACCAGTTGCACGTCATCAAAGCATAGATGCCACCGGTCTGTTCAAAGTCTTGGACAAACCAACTGAAGCAGAGAAAGAtcaaaaaaaggaggaaaagtgGCTAAGCGGGAAAATGTCCAATGATGGTGCTTCACTGCCACATTCTGCCTCACACCAGAACCTGCTTAAAGAAGCCTTAGGTAGCGAGATCCTTCCTATGGATAAAGACCCAGACTGCCTGCCTAACCTGGCTGTGTCCAGCCTGCAGGATGTAGTGCGTCGCCGCAACATTGGGATGGATCACTACAGCTCAGACTCCCAGCTACCTCAGTTTGGGAGTCCACACTCAGATGAGCATAACAAAGCTGGCACTGTGGGAGGAGGGGGAGCAGAAAAGCGTAAGCTAGTTTACAGCCGATCCTCCACCCTGTCTGGCTCAAGGGAGTCTTTGGAAAGCATAGTTCAAAGGAGAAGCCCAGCAATGATGGAACGTAGAGGATCTGGGGCTCTTCTGTTGGATCATATCGCACAGACAAGGCCAGGCTACCTGCCACCACTAAACCCACATGTGCCCATTCCAGATATCAAAGTTAACATCACCAGCACTGGCCTTGATCGGGGACACAAACCTGCTCCGTCCACTGCAGCTGGAATTGTAACCATACCTGTTGCTCCTGGACAAAAGCATTTTGTGCCCTGTGCTCCTAGCCTTCCACGAGACCAGAAGACCAAAAAGACTCTCCTGAGAAGACATTCCATGCAAACAGAGCAGATTAAGCGCCTAGCCAATTTTGGGGAGATTTTTGGACAataa